A region of Streptomyces sp. WMMC500 DNA encodes the following proteins:
- a CDS encoding acyl-CoA dehydrogenase family protein produces the protein MELRYTEAELRFRESLRSWLTETLPTLPPAPDRDDWRARRAYDCAWQRRLHQAGYAGVDWPAEHGGLGASPTEQLIFLEESARMRAPGVGAGFVGLLHAGPTLIAEGTERQRARHLPRILRGEEIWCQGFSEPDAGSDLASLRTSAVRDGDTYVVDGRKVWTSFAQVADYCELLVRTDPRAPAHQGISWLILPMDTPGVQVRPLRTAVGSSEFAELVLDEVRVPAQNLVGGEHDGWRVAMVTFSFERGTAFIADVVESRNLLTEIARIARTTPGPRGEPLWADPGLRRDVGRLTTEVVGLWSLVRKNVSEASAGRVPVQGASVFKLRFTENRQRIGDLAAHVLGRAALSVSALPGADNARIVEDRLTSLAYTIAAGTSQIQKNILAERALGLPKEPRWTSR, from the coding sequence ATGGAACTGCGCTATACCGAGGCTGAGCTGAGGTTTCGTGAGTCGCTGCGTAGCTGGCTCACCGAGACGCTCCCCACGCTGCCGCCCGCGCCGGACCGCGACGACTGGCGCGCCCGCAGGGCCTACGACTGCGCGTGGCAGCGCCGGCTGCACCAGGCCGGATACGCCGGGGTGGACTGGCCCGCCGAGCACGGCGGGCTGGGAGCGTCACCTACCGAGCAACTGATCTTCCTCGAGGAGAGCGCCCGCATGCGGGCGCCCGGCGTCGGCGCCGGGTTCGTCGGCCTGCTGCACGCCGGACCCACGCTGATCGCGGAGGGCACCGAACGGCAGCGGGCCCGTCATCTGCCGCGCATCCTGCGGGGCGAGGAGATCTGGTGCCAGGGCTTCTCCGAGCCCGACGCCGGTTCCGACCTCGCCTCCCTGCGGACGTCGGCGGTGCGTGACGGCGACACGTACGTGGTCGACGGCCGCAAGGTGTGGACGTCCTTCGCCCAGGTCGCCGACTACTGCGAACTCCTCGTACGGACCGATCCGCGGGCGCCGGCGCATCAGGGGATCAGCTGGCTCATCCTGCCGATGGACACCCCCGGCGTCCAGGTCAGACCGCTGCGCACCGCCGTGGGGAGCAGCGAGTTCGCCGAGCTGGTCCTGGACGAGGTGCGTGTCCCCGCACAGAACCTGGTCGGCGGCGAGCACGACGGTTGGCGGGTGGCGATGGTGACGTTCTCCTTCGAACGGGGCACCGCGTTCATCGCCGACGTCGTCGAGTCCCGCAACCTCCTCACCGAGATCGCCAGGATCGCGCGCACGACCCCCGGCCCCCGGGGGGAGCCACTGTGGGCCGACCCCGGCCTGCGCCGTGACGTCGGCCGCCTCACCACCGAGGTCGTGGGGCTCTGGTCGCTCGTCCGCAAGAACGTCTCCGAGGCGTCCGCCGGGAGGGTGCCGGTGCAGGGCGCGTCGGTGTTCAAGCTGAGGTTCACGGAGAACCGGCAGCGGATCGGCGACCTCGCCGCACACGTACTGGGCCGCGCCGCGCTGTCGGTCAGCGCCCTGCCCGGCGCGGACAATGCCCGTATCGTCGAAGACCGGCTCACCAGCCTCGCGTACACCATCGCCGCGGGAACCTCGCAGATCCAGAAGAACATCCTGGCCGAGCGCGCGCTCGGCCTGCCCAAGGAGCCCCGATGGACCTCGCGCTGA
- a CDS encoding enoyl-CoA hydratase-related protein — MTEDVLWDVGADGVALLTLNRPQAGNALTPAMREHVIDRLGQAGADQGVRVVVVRGAGNRHFCTGADLGASPAGDDPPQGAPAQPAGSVARAVATGAQRLIAAVLDCEKPVVAAVNGTAAGIGCHLAYACDLVLAVEGGKFVEVFARRGLVVDGGGAYLLARLVGPQRAKELIFFADDLSAADAHRMGLVNKIVPTEELAAETARWARRLAAGPTVALGLGKRLVNQALDGDRGTAFAHEALAAEINMRSVDGQEGLRAFVERRDPEFRGW; from the coding sequence GTGACGGAGGACGTGCTCTGGGATGTCGGCGCAGATGGTGTCGCCCTGCTCACTCTGAACCGCCCGCAGGCGGGCAACGCGCTGACGCCCGCCATGCGCGAGCACGTCATCGACAGGCTCGGACAGGCCGGCGCCGACCAGGGCGTCCGGGTGGTGGTCGTACGCGGCGCGGGCAACCGGCACTTCTGCACGGGCGCGGACCTGGGTGCCTCGCCCGCCGGCGACGACCCGCCCCAGGGCGCCCCCGCGCAGCCGGCCGGATCGGTGGCGCGGGCCGTCGCGACGGGGGCCCAGCGCCTGATCGCGGCGGTCCTCGACTGCGAGAAACCGGTCGTCGCGGCCGTGAACGGGACGGCGGCAGGCATAGGCTGCCACCTCGCGTACGCATGTGACCTGGTGCTCGCGGTGGAGGGAGGGAAGTTCGTGGAGGTGTTCGCGCGGCGCGGCTTGGTCGTCGACGGCGGCGGGGCGTACCTTCTGGCCCGGCTGGTCGGACCCCAGCGGGCCAAGGAGCTGATCTTCTTCGCCGACGATCTCTCCGCGGCGGACGCCCACCGCATGGGCCTGGTCAACAAGATCGTGCCAACGGAGGAGCTGGCCGCCGAGACGGCGAGGTGGGCCAGGCGGTTGGCGGCCGGGCCGACCGTGGCTCTCGGCCTCGGGAAGCGGCTGGTCAACCAGGCGCTGGACGGAGACCGCGGGACGGCCTTCGCACACGAAGCGCTCGCCGCCGAGATCAACATGCGCAGCGTCGACGGGCAGGAGGGCCTGCGCGCCTTCGTGGAACGGCGCGACCCGGAGTTCCGTGGCTGGTAA
- a CDS encoding TetR/AcrR family transcriptional regulator codes for MTHRSPRDERRARLRELGRGQILDVAEQVFAREGFHDAALREIAELAEYSVGSVYTFFPGGKDDLYRETFRRRGAEFMPQMRSILTSGGQPREQLIALADWQVGFFRAHRNFGRLVLRGGAIAPPLAEPTGDPQITKNFHEAQQLQAGLFLRGQDSGDLVSGPPAVLALMFSGLVAAYQTAELTEADAGGPPLPVEDFHALLARTFFAAE; via the coding sequence ATGACCCATCGCAGCCCCCGCGACGAGCGGCGCGCTCGGCTCCGGGAACTGGGCAGGGGCCAGATCCTGGACGTCGCCGAGCAGGTCTTCGCCAGGGAAGGCTTCCACGACGCGGCACTTCGGGAGATAGCCGAACTCGCCGAGTACTCCGTCGGATCGGTCTACACCTTCTTCCCGGGCGGGAAGGACGACCTGTACCGCGAGACCTTTCGCCGCCGCGGCGCGGAGTTCATGCCGCAGATGCGGAGCATCCTCACTTCCGGCGGCCAGCCGCGCGAGCAGCTTATCGCCCTGGCCGACTGGCAGGTGGGATTCTTCCGCGCCCACCGCAACTTCGGGCGGCTGGTGCTGCGCGGCGGCGCGATCGCGCCGCCGCTGGCCGAGCCCACCGGTGATCCGCAGATCACGAAGAACTTCCACGAGGCGCAGCAACTGCAGGCGGGCCTCTTCCTGCGCGGCCAGGACTCCGGGGACCTGGTCTCCGGCCCGCCTGCCGTTCTGGCCCTCATGTTCTCGGGACTTGTCGCCGCCTACCAGACGGCCGAGCTCACCGAAGCCGACGCGGGCGGGCCGCCCCTGCCGGTCGAGGACTTCCACGCCCTGCTCGCGAGGACCTTCTTCGCCGCGGAGTGA
- a CDS encoding amidohydrolase family protein, producing MNPEDLILISVDDHVVEPPSLFDGRIPARYRDQAPKVVRKDDGLDVWMFNGTEIPNIGLNAVAGRPKEEYGVDPTSFEEIRPGCYDIHERVKDMSAGGMLASMNFPSFPGFSGRIIAAADDKDLALAVVRAYNDWHIDEWAGTYPGRIIPMALPILWDAEACAAEVRRVAAKGCRSMTFTENPATLGHPSFHSDYWDPLWEALSDEGVVLSIHLGSSGKLAVTAPDAPMDVMITLQPINICQAAADLLWSRVIKEFPRIRFALSEGGTGWIPYFLDRIDRTYDMHRLWTGQDFGGKLPSEVFREHFLTCFISDPIGIRLRHDIGLDNIAWECDYPHSDSTWPGAAEELLTAAADVPDDELNKITYQNAMRWYSFDPFVAGRTPQTATVGALRAEVAGHDVSIKSHGKGRSGPGTSLAELAANATA from the coding sequence ATGAACCCCGAAGACCTGATCCTCATCAGCGTCGACGACCACGTGGTCGAACCACCGAGCCTCTTCGACGGCCGCATCCCGGCCAGGTACCGCGACCAGGCCCCGAAGGTGGTGCGCAAGGACGACGGCCTGGACGTGTGGATGTTCAACGGCACCGAGATCCCCAACATCGGTCTCAACGCCGTCGCCGGCCGCCCCAAGGAGGAGTACGGCGTCGATCCGACCTCGTTCGAGGAGATCCGGCCCGGCTGCTACGACATCCACGAACGGGTCAAGGACATGAGCGCCGGCGGGATGCTGGCGTCCATGAACTTCCCCTCCTTCCCCGGCTTCAGCGGCCGCATCATCGCGGCCGCCGACGACAAGGACCTCGCCCTCGCCGTCGTCCGCGCCTACAACGACTGGCACATCGACGAGTGGGCCGGCACCTACCCGGGCCGGATCATCCCGATGGCCCTGCCGATCCTGTGGGACGCCGAGGCCTGCGCCGCGGAGGTACGCCGGGTGGCCGCCAAGGGCTGCCGCTCCATGACGTTCACCGAGAACCCCGCGACCCTCGGCCATCCGAGCTTCCACAGCGACTACTGGGACCCGCTGTGGGAGGCGCTCAGTGACGAGGGCGTCGTGCTGTCGATCCATCTCGGATCGTCCGGCAAGCTCGCGGTGACGGCTCCCGACGCGCCCATGGACGTGATGATCACGCTCCAGCCGATCAACATCTGCCAGGCGGCAGCCGACCTGCTCTGGTCGCGAGTGATCAAGGAGTTCCCGCGGATCAGGTTCGCCCTGTCCGAGGGCGGCACGGGGTGGATCCCGTACTTCCTCGACCGCATCGACCGCACGTACGACATGCACCGGCTGTGGACCGGGCAGGACTTCGGCGGGAAGCTGCCCAGCGAGGTCTTCCGCGAGCACTTCCTCACGTGCTTCATCTCCGACCCGATCGGCATCAGGCTGAGGCATGACATCGGGCTGGACAACATCGCCTGGGAGTGCGACTACCCGCACTCCGACTCGACCTGGCCGGGAGCCGCGGAGGAACTCCTCACCGCGGCAGCAGACGTGCCCGACGACGAGCTCAACAAGATCACGTATCAGAACGCCATGCGCTGGTACTCCTTCGACCCGTTCGTGGCCGGCCGTACACCGCAGACCGCGACCGTGGGTGCCCTGCGCGCCGAGGTCGCCGGCCACGACGTCTCGATCAAGTCGCACGGCAAGGGGCGCAGCGGGCCCGGGACCTCCCTGGCCGAACTGGCCGCGAACGCCACGGCCTGA
- a CDS encoding aldehyde dehydrogenase family protein: MSQTGRADRLLIDGRLVSASDGGTFDNVNPATEEILGATADATAADLDTAVAAARRAFDTTPWSTDPAFRVRCLRQLQQALVKNADRLKEDLVAEIGTPVVLTGGPQFATPVEGIGWVADLTERYAWETDLGEASGPAGRSQRWIRREPIGVVGAITPWNFPTQINLAKVAPALAAGCTVVLKPAPDSPWAATALGRLAAEETDLPAGVLNVVASSRHEIGHHLASDPRVDMVSFTGSTATGRAVMTAAAGNLTKVFLELGGKSALVALDDADLATAAVTAAFHITTHAGQGCAILSRLLVPRTRYEECLTALVETLRGWPYGDPADPANLMGPLISERQRRRVLGYVERGVAEGARIALGGGIPADPPKGWFVEPTVLADVGENDTVAQEEIFGPVLSVIPYDGGDDEAVRIAGNSAYGLSGGVISASPERAREVARRLRVGTVSVNGGDYYSFDVPFGGYRHSGIGRESGVAGFEEYLQIKSMAEGV; encoded by the coding sequence ATGTCCCAGACAGGCCGTGCCGACCGCCTGCTGATCGACGGCCGGCTGGTGTCCGCCTCCGACGGCGGCACGTTCGACAACGTCAACCCGGCCACGGAAGAGATCCTGGGCGCCACCGCGGACGCCACCGCGGCCGACCTCGACACGGCCGTCGCCGCCGCGCGCCGCGCGTTCGACACGACGCCCTGGAGCACGGATCCGGCCTTCCGCGTGCGCTGCCTCCGCCAACTCCAGCAGGCCCTGGTCAAGAACGCCGACAGGCTGAAGGAGGATCTCGTGGCGGAGATCGGCACTCCGGTCGTCCTGACCGGCGGACCCCAGTTCGCCACCCCGGTCGAAGGCATCGGCTGGGTCGCCGACCTCACCGAGCGCTACGCCTGGGAGACCGACCTCGGTGAGGCATCGGGCCCGGCCGGCCGGTCCCAGCGGTGGATCCGCCGCGAGCCGATCGGCGTGGTCGGCGCGATCACCCCCTGGAACTTCCCCACACAGATCAACCTCGCCAAGGTCGCGCCCGCGCTGGCCGCCGGCTGCACCGTCGTCCTCAAACCCGCGCCGGACAGCCCGTGGGCCGCGACGGCCCTCGGCCGGCTCGCAGCCGAGGAGACGGACCTGCCCGCCGGCGTCCTCAACGTCGTGGCCTCCTCCCGCCACGAGATCGGCCACCATCTCGCCTCCGACCCACGCGTCGACATGGTCTCGTTCACCGGTTCGACGGCGACCGGCCGGGCCGTGATGACCGCGGCGGCCGGCAACCTCACCAAGGTCTTTCTCGAACTCGGCGGCAAGTCGGCGCTCGTCGCCCTCGACGACGCCGACCTCGCGACCGCCGCCGTGACCGCGGCCTTCCACATCACCACCCACGCCGGCCAGGGATGCGCGATCCTCAGCCGGCTGCTCGTACCGCGAACCCGGTACGAGGAGTGCCTGACCGCCCTCGTGGAGACCCTGCGCGGCTGGCCCTACGGGGACCCGGCCGATCCGGCGAACCTCATGGGTCCGCTGATCAGCGAACGCCAGCGCCGGCGTGTCCTCGGCTACGTCGAACGGGGGGTGGCCGAGGGCGCCCGGATCGCCCTGGGGGGCGGGATTCCCGCGGACCCGCCCAAGGGTTGGTTCGTCGAGCCCACGGTTCTGGCCGATGTCGGCGAGAACGACACCGTGGCCCAGGAGGAGATCTTCGGACCGGTGCTGTCCGTGATCCCGTACGACGGCGGCGACGACGAGGCCGTACGGATCGCCGGCAACTCCGCCTACGGCCTGTCCGGCGGCGTGATCAGCGCCTCACCCGAGCGGGCGCGCGAGGTGGCCCGGCGGCTGCGGGTGGGAACCGTGTCGGTCAACGGCGGCGACTACTACAGCTTCGACGTCCCGTTCGGCGGCTACCGGCACAGCGGCATCGGCCGTGAGAGCGGGGTCGCGGGATTCGAGGAGTACCTCCAGATCAAGTCCATGGCCGAAGGGGTCTGA
- a CDS encoding SDR family oxidoreductase, protein MTSANHSSPGPLGGSRVLLVGASAGIGRALAVRLVDAGARVVVAARRMTELEKTVAEAAGGHPVRVDVRDEADCGRLARETADRLGQVDFLISCAGAARLRPIAETSLADWQWAMETNTVGFHHVLRACLPFLAPHALAAALSSEAVGQPRAALGAYATSKVALERTLQAWQAEHPELRICRIRVGQTAPTDFGSDFDDEALGAAFESWAAQGLLVDRYMSPDEVAGALVGMLAVAAAFPSVNVEELTVTPSAAAASFSESAPVAAPSAAAPSD, encoded by the coding sequence ATGACATCTGCGAACCACAGCTCGCCAGGTCCGCTCGGCGGCAGCCGCGTCCTGCTGGTGGGAGCGTCCGCGGGCATCGGCCGCGCCCTTGCGGTCAGGCTGGTGGACGCCGGCGCCCGGGTGGTCGTGGCGGCCCGGCGGATGACCGAGCTGGAGAAGACCGTCGCGGAGGCGGCCGGCGGCCACCCGGTCCGCGTCGACGTACGCGACGAGGCCGACTGCGGCCGGCTCGCGCGGGAGACGGCGGACCGGCTCGGTCAGGTCGACTTCCTGATCTCCTGCGCCGGGGCGGCGCGCCTGCGGCCCATCGCCGAGACCAGTCTGGCGGACTGGCAATGGGCGATGGAGACCAACACCGTCGGATTCCACCACGTCCTGCGCGCCTGTCTGCCCTTCCTGGCACCGCACGCCCTGGCCGCAGCCCTCTCCTCGGAGGCCGTCGGCCAGCCCCGGGCCGCGCTCGGCGCGTACGCGACGAGCAAGGTCGCGCTCGAGCGCACCCTGCAGGCGTGGCAGGCGGAGCACCCGGAGCTGAGGATCTGCCGGATACGGGTCGGCCAGACCGCCCCCACCGACTTCGGCAGCGACTTCGACGACGAGGCGCTCGGCGCCGCCTTCGAATCATGGGCTGCCCAGGGCCTGCTGGTGGACCGCTACATGTCGCCCGACGAGGTGGCGGGCGCGCTGGTCGGCATGCTGGCGGTCGCGGCGGCCTTCCCCTCCGTGAACGTCGAGGAGCTGACCGTGACGCCGTCCGCCGCGGCGGCCTCGTTCAGCGAATCGGCTCCGGTGGCCGCGCCCTCCGCGGCAGCACCGAGCGACTAG
- a CDS encoding cytochrome P450, translated as MVEYDPFDRLTAHNPFPVYRRLRDEAPVYHNSKHDFWALSRYEDVVAGHLAPEVYSSAHGVTLEGQDRGLPFLIVKDPPEHTYHRKVAMRMFTPRRVNKLEGFVRETAGRLLDDVVGRDSFDLVHEFSFRLPLDVISELVGIPAGMREQVHLLSDRFAHRGADGSVSEDALNAHVELVGIFAELIAERRRRPGDDVMSLLMTTPVEEPDGSTRLLDDGELALRFLELAFAGHETVARLIPNGVVALYWYPDQRRQLVADPGLIPGAVEEMLRWDPPSHFQGRWTTRDVELHGTVIPADSRVILLTGSAVHDERKYPDPEIFDIHRDVDRHVAFGFGRHLCLGAPLARLEVRVAFEELLKRFPDFAIDETGVTRMYNSNVRGLSGLPLVVSATVGG; from the coding sequence ATGGTGGAGTACGACCCCTTCGACCGGCTGACCGCGCACAACCCGTTTCCGGTGTACCGGCGTCTGCGGGACGAGGCACCCGTTTACCACAACAGCAAGCACGACTTCTGGGCGCTGTCCCGCTACGAGGACGTCGTCGCCGGGCACCTCGCCCCGGAGGTCTACTCCAGCGCCCACGGCGTCACCCTGGAGGGGCAGGACCGCGGGCTGCCGTTCCTCATCGTCAAGGACCCGCCGGAACACACCTACCACCGCAAGGTGGCCATGCGGATGTTCACCCCCAGGCGCGTGAACAAGCTGGAGGGCTTCGTCCGCGAGACCGCCGGCCGGCTCCTCGACGACGTCGTGGGCCGGGACTCCTTCGACCTGGTGCACGAGTTCTCCTTCCGCCTCCCCCTGGACGTCATCAGCGAACTCGTCGGGATCCCGGCCGGCATGCGCGAGCAGGTCCACCTGCTGAGCGACCGCTTCGCCCACCGCGGCGCGGACGGTTCGGTGTCCGAGGACGCCCTCAACGCCCACGTCGAGTTGGTCGGCATCTTCGCGGAGCTGATCGCCGAGCGCCGCCGCCGGCCCGGCGACGACGTGATGTCGCTGCTCATGACCACCCCGGTCGAGGAGCCGGACGGCAGCACCCGCCTCCTCGACGACGGCGAGCTGGCCCTGCGCTTCCTCGAACTGGCCTTCGCGGGCCATGAGACGGTCGCCCGGCTGATCCCCAACGGCGTGGTCGCGCTGTACTGGTATCCCGACCAGCGCCGCCAACTGGTCGCCGATCCCGGCCTGATCCCGGGCGCCGTCGAGGAGATGCTGCGCTGGGACCCTCCGTCCCACTTCCAGGGTCGCTGGACGACGCGGGACGTCGAACTGCACGGGACCGTCATCCCGGCCGACTCGCGCGTCATCCTGCTCACCGGGTCGGCCGTGCACGACGAGCGCAAGTACCCGGACCCCGAGATCTTCGACATCCACCGGGACGTCGACCGGCACGTGGCGTTCGGCTTCGGCCGCCATCTGTGCCTCGGCGCCCCCCTGGCGCGGCTCGAGGTCCGGGTGGCCTTCGAGGAACTGCTCAAGCGCTTCCCGGACTTCGCCATCGACGAGACCGGAGTCACCCGGATGTACAACAGCAACGTACGCGGGCTCTCCGGCCTCCCGCTGGTCGTGAGCGCGACCGTGGGCGGCTGA
- a CDS encoding enoyl-CoA hydratase/isomerase family protein, translating into MPGYETLRYEERGCVAWVTLDRPEVLNSFDTVMMREIHRCWSGLRANDDVNAVVLTAAGDRAFCTGVDRAAAAIGDDEGPRDIGQQGATPLHFDDPGDWLPPKTAGRLWKPVIAAVNGMACGGAFYLLAEADIIIAAEHATFFDPHTSYGMAAVFEPMMMLQRMPLGEVLRISLMGAHERMTARRAREIGLVQEVVPGADLAATAAVVAEAIASQPARAVQATVRAVWYAQDLGYRQALDVGKTLVRLGTDDDDLAEGQALFASGRRIPWQAR; encoded by the coding sequence GTGCCCGGTTACGAGACACTGCGCTACGAGGAGCGCGGCTGCGTCGCATGGGTCACCCTGGACCGCCCGGAGGTGCTGAACTCCTTCGACACGGTGATGATGCGCGAGATCCACCGGTGCTGGTCGGGCCTGCGGGCCAACGACGACGTCAACGCCGTCGTACTGACGGCCGCCGGCGACCGCGCCTTCTGCACCGGCGTCGACCGGGCCGCGGCGGCGATCGGCGACGACGAGGGCCCCCGCGACATCGGCCAGCAGGGGGCCACCCCGCTCCATTTCGACGACCCCGGCGACTGGCTTCCGCCGAAGACCGCGGGCCGGCTGTGGAAGCCGGTCATCGCGGCGGTCAACGGAATGGCCTGCGGGGGCGCCTTCTATCTGCTGGCCGAGGCGGACATCATCATCGCCGCGGAGCACGCGACGTTCTTCGACCCGCACACCAGCTACGGGATGGCCGCGGTGTTCGAGCCGATGATGATGCTCCAGCGCATGCCCCTCGGAGAGGTCCTGCGGATCTCCCTCATGGGGGCGCACGAGCGGATGACCGCCCGCCGGGCCCGTGAGATCGGGCTGGTCCAGGAGGTCGTACCGGGCGCCGATCTCGCCGCCACGGCCGCCGTCGTCGCCGAGGCGATCGCGTCGCAGCCGGCCAGGGCGGTTCAGGCCACCGTCCGGGCCGTCTGGTACGCGCAGGACCTCGGGTACCGGCAGGCCCTCGACGTGGGCAAGACGCTGGTGCGGCTCGGCACCGACGACGACGACCTCGCCGAGGGACAGGCCCTGTTCGCCTCCGGCCGTCGGATCCCTTGGCAGGCGCGCTGA
- a CDS encoding SDR family oxidoreductase, translating into MDLGLRGAAVVVSGGSKGMGRAAAEVIAAEGAKVAVLARGLAPLEETVRALRDLGAADAVGLRADLGDRAAVDAAFEEVGGRWGRLEVLINAAGPTDVGVGRTFDELDDAEWHATLDIGLVAAARCARAALPWLRRAEWARIINVSAHSVRRQSPGLVAYTAAKAALTSFSKNLSQTLAPEGILVNTVSPGSFLSEGMKNYLAALPPERTVADGDLVAAMRIIGEDFGHPARLGRVALPTEIGPVIAFLASRSNTYMTGADINVDGGSDF; encoded by the coding sequence GTGGATCTCGGTTTGCGGGGGGCCGCGGTGGTCGTCAGCGGCGGCTCCAAGGGCATGGGCCGCGCGGCCGCGGAGGTGATCGCCGCCGAAGGCGCGAAGGTGGCGGTGCTCGCCCGCGGACTGGCGCCCCTGGAAGAGACCGTACGGGCCCTGCGCGATCTCGGCGCGGCCGACGCGGTGGGACTGCGCGCCGACCTCGGCGACCGGGCCGCCGTGGATGCCGCCTTCGAGGAGGTGGGAGGACGCTGGGGCCGCCTCGAGGTACTGATCAACGCCGCGGGCCCGACGGATGTGGGTGTCGGCCGCACCTTCGACGAACTCGACGACGCCGAGTGGCACGCCACCCTCGACATCGGTCTCGTCGCCGCGGCCCGCTGTGCCCGGGCCGCCCTGCCCTGGCTGCGCCGCGCCGAGTGGGCGCGGATCATCAACGTGTCGGCGCACTCGGTACGGCGCCAGTCGCCCGGGCTCGTCGCCTACACGGCGGCCAAGGCTGCGCTGACCAGCTTCAGCAAGAACCTGTCACAGACGCTGGCCCCGGAAGGGATCCTGGTGAACACCGTCTCACCGGGCTCGTTCCTCTCGGAGGGGATGAAGAACTATCTCGCCGCCCTGCCGCCGGAGCGCACGGTCGCCGACGGCGATCTCGTCGCGGCGATGCGGATCATCGGCGAGGACTTCGGGCACCCGGCCCGGCTGGGCCGGGTTGCTCTGCCCACGGAGATCGGTCCGGTCATCGCCTTTCTCGCCTCGCGCTCCAACACGTACATGACGGGTGCCGACATCAACGTCGACGGCGGCTCGGACTTCTGA
- a CDS encoding SDR family oxidoreductase: MSQEVLVVVGAGGMGRVIARRQGAGRVVLLADQDDSALDAAARTLTEDGHRVHTRQLDVSDRDAVAELAATAEKLGRVAQVVHTAGLSPVQAPVAAILRVDLLGVALVLDAFGAVIAPGGAGVVLASMAGHLAGALPPEQEAALAHTPGDQLLALPFLGPEAITDTSQAYCLAKRANQLRVRAASTAWGERGARVNSISPGVISTPMGRSELAADTGAFMQAMVDASGTGRLGSPDDIAAATAYLLGPEASFVTGSDLLVDGGAVAALLSGRVEMSG, from the coding sequence GTGAGTCAAGAAGTGCTGGTCGTGGTCGGTGCGGGCGGTATGGGCCGGGTGATCGCCCGGCGTCAGGGTGCCGGCCGGGTCGTGCTGCTCGCCGACCAGGACGACTCCGCGCTCGACGCCGCCGCCCGGACGCTGACCGAGGACGGGCACCGGGTGCACACCCGGCAGCTCGACGTGTCCGACCGGGATGCCGTCGCCGAACTCGCCGCAACGGCGGAGAAGCTGGGGCGGGTCGCACAGGTGGTGCACACGGCGGGCCTGTCCCCCGTCCAGGCACCCGTGGCCGCCATCCTGAGGGTGGACCTCCTGGGAGTCGCACTGGTCCTCGACGCCTTCGGTGCCGTGATCGCGCCGGGTGGCGCCGGCGTGGTGCTCGCCAGCATGGCCGGGCACCTGGCCGGCGCGCTCCCGCCCGAGCAGGAGGCGGCACTCGCCCACACCCCCGGCGACCAGTTGCTGGCGCTGCCGTTCCTCGGCCCGGAGGCGATCACCGACACCTCGCAGGCGTACTGCCTCGCCAAGCGCGCGAACCAGCTACGCGTCCGCGCCGCGAGCACGGCCTGGGGCGAACGTGGCGCTCGCGTCAACTCGATCAGCCCGGGCGTCATCTCCACCCCCATGGGCAGAAGCGAGCTTGCCGCCGACACCGGTGCCTTCATGCAGGCGATGGTCGACGCCTCCGGTACCGGCCGGCTCGGCAGCCCCGACGACATCGCGGCGGCGACGGCGTACCTGCTCGGTCCGGAGGCGAGCTTCGTCACGGGCAGCGATCTGCTGGTGGACGGGGGTGCGGTCGCCGCGCTGCTCTCCGGGCGGGTGGAGATGTCGGGCTGA
- a CDS encoding ABC transporter ATP-binding protein, with product MISIDGVNVRFGGVHALTDIGLTIPEGAVCGLIGPNGAGKTTLFDVVSGLRRPTSGTVRLRGRDVTGAGALHRSHLGVRRTFQRPQVFGRLTVLDNVLAALEWHGGGGGLAADLVGWRPRRRLAHGRRARAVDALRRCGIDDLAGVHAAELPIGRRRMVELARAIVDDPAVLLLDEPTSGLDAEQTARFAEVIRTLDTTVLLVEHDVQFVMGLSERVVVLNLGRVIADGRPAEIRADPVVRAAYLG from the coding sequence GTGATCAGCATTGACGGAGTCAACGTCCGCTTCGGCGGTGTGCACGCCCTGACGGACATCGGCCTGACCATCCCCGAGGGCGCTGTCTGCGGCCTGATCGGGCCCAACGGTGCCGGTAAGACCACGCTGTTCGACGTGGTCAGCGGGCTGCGCCGGCCCACGTCCGGCACGGTGCGGCTGCGCGGCAGGGACGTCACGGGTGCCGGCGCGCTGCACCGGTCCCACCTGGGGGTGCGCCGGACCTTCCAGCGCCCGCAGGTGTTCGGCCGGCTGACCGTGCTCGACAACGTCCTGGCGGCGCTCGAATGGCACGGCGGAGGCGGCGGCCTCGCCGCCGACCTCGTCGGCTGGCGCCCTCGGCGCCGTCTGGCACACGGGCGTCGCGCGCGCGCCGTGGACGCGCTGCGGCGTTGCGGGATCGACGACCTCGCGGGCGTCCACGCCGCGGAACTGCCGATCGGCAGGCGCCGGATGGTCGAACTCGCGCGCGCCATCGTGGACGACCCCGCCGTCCTCCTCCTCGACGAGCCCACCTCGGGTCTGGACGCCGAGCAGACCGCGCGGTTCGCCGAGGTGATCCGCACGCTGGACACGACGGTTCTCCTCGTGGAGCACGACGTGCAGTTCGTCATGGGCCTGAGCGAACGGGTGGTCGTGCTCAACCTGGGCAGGGTGATCGCGGACGGCAGGCCCGCCGAGATCCGAGCGGACCCGGTGGTCAGGGCCGCATATCTGGGCTGA